A genome region from Roseofilum capinflatum BLCC-M114 includes the following:
- a CDS encoding AAA family ATPase: MVVTEVLQFADRLVFAETGKHLDDIQKAVVKGVWEGESYEEIAQECHRSESRVRDVGYKLWRILSERLEEDVNKSNFRATIERWNIPINSSQVVGVGIHSHFNLCPEKSEKHQATTTNSQASLNSLIDLALAPEITYFEGRSEELEKLSESIFNQPTRLMAVSGLSGIGKTTLVRQFIDLHLDSWDAAIWKSLKFSKVLNHLLHDVLGTFNPEIEKSLGLDEQINQVFELLSNQRCLLVLDDVQNLFIPGQFAGQYKPEYTEYRTFFQMMAEVSHQSCLILISQEKFSEMISLDAQLYPIQSLELGGLNTDAVEFLQYQGLPPEEKLLDLSNLYHGHPLYLHSISSLIKEVFSGHVNEFIAEESLIFTEEIKLLWNTLWMRLSPVEQNISLEMSRTTAPLSRDDLRNALNLSSLEVVNGLQSLSRRYLLNSVQGDRPSFTLNPIFQEYLKFVG; this comes from the coding sequence ATGGTTGTTACAGAAGTGTTACAATTTGCCGATCGCCTCGTCTTTGCTGAAACAGGAAAACACTTAGATGACATTCAAAAGGCTGTAGTCAAAGGGGTATGGGAAGGGGAAAGTTATGAAGAAATTGCTCAAGAATGCCATCGCAGTGAGAGTCGGGTGAGAGATGTGGGGTATAAGCTATGGCGAATTTTGTCAGAACGGTTAGAAGAAGATGTGAATAAATCTAATTTTCGGGCGACAATTGAAAGATGGAATATTCCAATTAATTCGTCTCAAGTAGTTGGTGTTGGAATCCATAGTCACTTTAATTTATGTCCGGAGAAATCAGAGAAACACCAAGCAACTACTACAAACAGTCAAGCAAGTCTGAACTCTCTTATAGATTTAGCACTCGCACCTGAGATTACTTACTTTGAAGGACGCAGCGAGGAACTAGAAAAACTTTCTGAGTCTATTTTCAATCAACCCACTCGTCTGATGGCAGTGTCGGGATTAAGTGGTATTGGTAAAACAACGCTGGTTAGGCAATTTATTGACTTACATTTAGATTCTTGGGATGCTGCAATCTGGAAAAGCTTGAAATTCTCCAAAGTTCTCAATCATCTACTACATGATGTTTTAGGAACTTTTAACCCAGAAATAGAAAAGAGCCTGGGGCTTGATGAACAAATTAACCAAGTTTTTGAACTATTATCGAATCAGCGATGTTTGCTAGTGCTTGATGATGTACAAAATCTATTTATTCCTGGACAATTTGCGGGACAGTATAAGCCCGAATATACAGAGTATAGAACATTTTTCCAAATGATGGCAGAAGTTTCACATCAAAGCTGTTTAATCCTGATTAGTCAAGAAAAATTTTCAGAAATGATTTCTTTGGATGCTCAGTTATACCCCATTCAATCTTTAGAACTGGGAGGGTTAAATACTGATGCTGTAGAATTTCTGCAATATCAGGGCTTACCCCCGGAAGAAAAATTACTAGACCTCAGTAATCTTTATCACGGACATCCTTTATATTTGCACTCCATCTCTAGTTTGATTAAAGAAGTCTTTTCAGGTCATGTTAATGAGTTTATTGCTGAGGAAAGTTTGATATTTACAGAAGAGATAAAATTACTTTGGAACACCTTATGGATGAGGCTATCTCCAGTAGAACAAAACATCAGTTTAGAGATGAGTCGGACAACAGCACCTCTTTCCAGGGATGATTTAAGAAATGCTTTAAACTTATCTTCTCTAGAAGTTGTGAATGGTTTGCAGTCTTTGAGTAGGCGCTATCTATTAAATTCAGTTCAGGGCGATCGACCGTCATTTACCCTAAATCCTATTTTTCAAGAATATCTCAAATTTGTAGGCTAA
- a CDS encoding radical SAM protein — protein sequence METTAYQQSRYFHAVDGGNGIFLIYHALFNQPREVEESVVDFIHLFQEPKTLDEIADYCEGDIEEVVKTLADLHLLEYESNDELELLEALHEDFLTELKQGNKLQRLELAISNACNFGCKHCMHFLNNDFETRNSPELNMSAETAKESIDKFIKKVRLSENSLVRIHFGNGEPLLNWKTLLFVLEYCESIPDIQFFYAINTNLSLLNCQKAETLKKYKVKISTSLDGLRETNDLIRIDAKGQGTFDKILSKIRLLESIEYPIDGFSVTVTDTNFALIDEQVIDLGKSLGVKDVSMDFDLVRSTAIPIEDCVNKIIDLRRYAHQQGLNFYGTWETPYRILMSHSWLSEPHAFCPSMEGKTIEFNVDGTLKTCGHTNTVVGNSLEFEKCFEQGSLYMQLIQSRLPGNNQFCKGCEIEGCCAGQCHVTLESAKKDSDLVQRTCELMKRTTKRLIVEYLQGRE from the coding sequence ATGGAAACTACAGCTTACCAGCAGTCTCGCTACTTTCATGCTGTCGATGGTGGTAATGGAATTTTTTTGATTTATCATGCTCTCTTTAATCAGCCACGAGAAGTAGAAGAATCTGTTGTTGATTTTATCCATCTTTTTCAAGAACCTAAAACACTTGATGAAATTGCTGATTATTGTGAAGGTGATATAGAAGAAGTCGTTAAAACTTTAGCCGACTTGCATTTATTAGAATATGAGAGCAACGACGAGCTTGAGCTACTAGAAGCGTTGCATGAAGATTTTTTAACTGAATTAAAACAAGGAAATAAACTTCAGCGACTTGAATTAGCCATTAGTAATGCTTGCAATTTTGGTTGTAAACATTGTATGCACTTTTTGAATAATGATTTTGAAACTAGAAATTCTCCAGAATTAAACATGAGTGCTGAAACTGCGAAAGAAAGCATTGACAAATTTATTAAAAAAGTGCGATTGAGTGAAAACTCGTTGGTCAGAATTCATTTTGGCAATGGTGAACCTCTGCTCAACTGGAAAACTTTGCTGTTTGTTTTGGAATATTGTGAATCCATACCAGATATTCAATTCTTTTATGCAATTAATACTAATTTAAGCTTATTAAACTGCCAAAAAGCAGAAACACTCAAAAAATATAAAGTTAAGATCTCTACCTCTCTTGATGGACTCCGTGAAACCAACGATTTAATCAGGATTGATGCCAAGGGACAGGGGACTTTTGATAAGATTTTAAGCAAAATTCGTTTACTGGAATCCATTGAATATCCAATTGATGGGTTTTCTGTAACGGTGACAGATACAAATTTTGCCTTGATTGATGAACAGGTCATAGACTTGGGAAAATCTTTGGGTGTAAAAGATGTTTCAATGGATTTTGATCTGGTTCGTTCAACAGCAATTCCGATTGAAGATTGTGTCAACAAGATTATAGACTTACGGCGTTATGCTCATCAACAAGGATTGAATTTTTATGGCACTTGGGAAACTCCTTACAGAATCTTAATGTCCCACTCTTGGCTGTCTGAACCTCATGCATTTTGCCCATCAATGGAAGGTAAAACAATTGAATTTAATGTAGATGGAACTCTAAAAACTTGTGGGCATACCAATACAGTTGTAGGGAATTCACTAGAGTTTGAGAAATGTTTTGAACAAGGCAGTTTGTATATGCAACTTATTCAAAGTCGTTTACCCGGCAATAATCAATTCTGCAAGGGTTGTGAAATTGAAGGTTGCTGTGCGGGTCAATGTCATGTCACATTAGAATCTGCAAAAAAAGATTCTGATTTGGTTCAGCGTACTTGTGAACTAATGAAAAGGACAACTAAAAGACTTATTGTTGAGTATTTACAAGGAAGAGAATAA